GAGCCTGCACGCTAGTGTCCAGGGAATGCCGAAGGTGAAGTTCCCCTGGATAATGCACATGGAGTGGCGGGACCTGCTGTTCATGCACTGGCCGGTCCGGTCAGCGTCCCTGGCCCGCTGTCTGCCAGGCGGAGTGGACCTCGACACCTTTGAGGGGCAGGCGTGGCTGGGAGTCCTTCCCTTCGCCGTGACCGGCTTTCGTCCACGCGGGATTCCCTTGGGCTTGTCCTACGGTCAGGTGAATGTACGCACCTATGTCCGGGTGAATGGCGTACCCGGGATCTGGACGTTCAGCTTGGATGCGGCGAGCGGTTTCTCGGTGCTCGGGGCACGCTGGCTGTACTGCTTGCCTTATTTCGCGGCGGATATTCATCTGCACGCTCGGGAGGGATGGCTCCAGTTTGGAAGCGTCCGCCGGAGCGATGTCAGGCGTGCCTGCGCCCTGATGTACCGGCCTGTCGGTCGGGTCTTTCACGCGCACCCCGGTACGCTGGAGTACTGGCTGACCGAACGCCGTGTCCTGTTTACCGTCGGCTGGAATGGAGGGTTATGGCGGGAGGACGTTCAACACGAGCCGTGGCCATTACAGCGCGCAGAGATACGTGAGCTTTCCTGCACACTGCACGAACCGTTGGGTCTGCTCACCCTGGGTGTTCCGCTGGCGCATTACGCCCGGGTCGTCAGGGTGCGTGGCTGGCCTCCGAAAGTTGCAGCAGGAAGTGCGCCGTGAGCATCCCTGGCGTTGGGCTGATTTCACATTATGCGCACGCCAGGATTGATTTTGCCGCCTCGGGGGTGATGCTGCTCGCACCACTGCTGCTCCCGCTGCGCCGGCGCACCACGGTGATCTCCATCCTTCTGGCCGCCAGCGGCTTCCTGGTGGGAAGTCACACCGCCTATCCATTTCCTTTGCGCGGTACACCTCTGATTTCCTGGCAGGACCACAGAAGAATCGAGAACGCCAGCTTCCCGGCTTATCTGTTCCTGTCTGCCGGATGTGGCGCGCTGTGCTTCCGCCCTGACCGAACCTATCTGCTGCTGCTGCTCGCTTCCTATATGCTCGTGCACACGCTCACGGATTGGAGTGAGCCGGATGCAGAAAGAGGACAGTGAGAGTCCGTGGCCTTGCTTGGAGTCCCTGCGGAGGATTGGAACTCCCAGGGGATGTGCCTGAATCGACCGCAAGCGGGCGGCAGCAAACACCGGGGCGCAGCAGCCCTGGTGATTGCACCCTGAGGGCAGCTGGAGCCCGGGCGCGGACGTGCGCAACCCTCAATGTGCGCTGAACACGCCGTTACCTTTTCTCTCCGCTTCCTCAACAGCCAGCGACACCATGAAGGATGACCGACGCACTCGAAGCGATCCGTGCCCTGCTGGGCCTCGACGTGGAACCCAGAGACCTCACGATTCTCCAGGTTTCCCTGCGGGCCCTGCTGATCTTCCTCGCCACAATTGTCACCGTCCGTGTCGGACAGAAACGCTTCTTCGGCCGCAACACCGCGATGGACATCATTCTCGCCATCATGCTCGGTTCTGTCGCGAGCCGTGCCATCAACGGCAGCGCTCCATTCCTTCCGACGGTCGTGGCGGGCTTCGTGCTTGTCGGAATGCATTGGGTCCTGTCGTTCCTCTCGTTTCACTCAAGTGCCTTCGGAAAGCTCGTCAAGGGGAACGCGACGCTGCTCATCCAGAACGGGGAACTCCAGGCGGACGCGATGCGGAAATTACTTGTCACGCGCGACGACCTGGACGAGGACCTCCGATCAGCTGGCAGCACCGACGACCCAGCGTCCGTGAAGGAAGCAAGGATGGAACGCAGCGGCGCACTCAGCGTCATCCCAAAGCGTTCCTCTCCCGAAATCCTGGAGGTACGCGTCGAGAACGGCGTGCAAGTCATCCGAATCGAACTGTCATAATGGGGTTTTCCTGTTCACGTCACGGCTGAAGATGCCAGCGAAAACGGTACCCCGGGCACCTCGCCAGAAAAGCGTCCGGACCGACCGATGCACTCCCCGTCTTTTTGGTTTGCCTTGATCCTGAGTCAGTTGCTGCAGCGTTCGAAGTGGTCGAGTTCGCTGATAAGTTTCTTCTCGGCCTTCAGGCTGAGGGCGGCGTGGGAATCGGTCCCATGGGCCTGTCCATGTCCTCGTGGGTGTGCGTCTGCGACCAACGCGGACTGTCCGAGAAGCGCGTCCTCTCACTTATGCCACCGCGCCGCTTATGCACACTCGCGTCTCGGACAGGACTTCAGCCCGGTGGTTGGCCGGATCGTCGGTTGGGCCCGTCTCTCCTGTTGCCGTTGCGCACTTTCGTTGCACACTGTGCCTGCGCTTTGTAAGAGGCCTGTGACCCCCGGGTCTCTACACTGCGGCAGGTAGATTGTGTCGATCCTTGAAAGATTTGCCCCCAGACGTCTCCTCACGCCGACCTCTCCGGAAGGCGTTCAGCGTGTCCTGCTGATCCTGCTGTTCGGTCTGGTGGTCGCTCACGCCGTCTGGCTCGTCAGCGCCCCGAGTGAAGGAACTTCGCGCAAGCTGATCGGAAACCTCTTTTTTCTGATGCCTTACCTGGTGGCCGGCATCCTGACCGTCCAGGCCGCCCAGGCGCACCGCCACCACCTGCGGCGTGCCTGGGCGTATCTGGCCGCTGGTCTGCTGACCTGGGCCGCTGGTCAGGCGGTCTTCACGGTGCTTGACCTGCGTGGTGCTCCAACCTTTCCGTCGCTTGCCGACGTGGGCTTTCTGTCCCTGCCGTTGCTGTTTGTGGTGGGCATTCTGCACTTCTTTCGCGCGCCACCCGGTCGTCTGCAGCGCCTGACCTTTGTGCTGGATGTCGGCATGCTGTTCGTGACATTTGGCAGTGTCCTGTGGCTCGAATACGTCACGACCATCTGGCAGCGTTACGCCGGACAGCCCTTCGCGCTGCTGGTCGCCATCTCTTACCCTTTCACTGACCTGCTGATGATCGTCGTCGCCTTCGTGCTGGCACTCTGGAGCCCACGGGAAAGCGCGCGCGCCTACCAGGGCCTCCTGGGGCTGGGGCTGCTGCTCTTTCTGACGGGATCGGTTGGGTACGGTTATCTGGTCAGTCAGGACCGCTACAGCGTCGGCGACCTGATCGACGTCACCTGGAGTGGGGCTGCGCTGCTGTTCGGTCTGGCGGCGCATGTTGCCCAGCACACACGTGGCTCGCTGCTCATCACCGCCCGTGCCCAGGCTGCCATCTCGGGCGTTGCGACCGTGCTGCTGCACATGCTGCCCTACGGGGCACTGGTCGTTTCCGCCTCTTTGGCACTCTCGCATCACCAGCACGACACGCCAGCGCCTCACCTTGACATCGGCGCGGGAATCGTGGCGGTGCTGGCCCTCTTTCGCTTTCTGGTTTCCGAGTTACACGGTGAACGTCTGCGGCAGCAACTTCGGCAGCAGGTGCGGCGGGACGACCTGACCGGTGTACTCAACCGCCGCGAGCTGCACGCCCAGATTCCGCAACTGGTGCAAGACGCGCTGGCACGCCAGCAGACCGTGGCGGTCCTGTTCGTGGACCTCGACCGGTTCAAGCTGGTCAACGACACCTTCGGTCACGAAGTCGGCGACGCCTTACTGCTGGAAGCGTCTGCGCGAATTGCAGGCTGTATTCGCCCCAGCGACCTGCTCGTACGCGTGGGTGGTGACGAATTCGTAGTGGTGCTGGGTCCCCTGCAGGAC
The Deinococcus peraridilitoris DSM 19664 genome window above contains:
- a CDS encoding DUF421 domain-containing protein is translated as MTDALEAIRALLGLDVEPRDLTILQVSLRALLIFLATIVTVRVGQKRFFGRNTAMDIILAIMLGSVASRAINGSAPFLPTVVAGFVLVGMHWVLSFLSFHSSAFGKLVKGNATLLIQNGELQADAMRKLLVTRDDLDEDLRSAGSTDDPASVKEARMERSGALSVIPKRSSPEILEVRVENGVQVIRIELS
- a CDS encoding DUF2071 domain-containing protein; protein product: MEWRDLLFMHWPVRSASLARCLPGGVDLDTFEGQAWLGVLPFAVTGFRPRGIPLGLSYGQVNVRTYVRVNGVPGIWTFSLDAASGFSVLGARWLYCLPYFAADIHLHAREGWLQFGSVRRSDVRRACALMYRPVGRVFHAHPGTLEYWLTERRVLFTVGWNGGLWREDVQHEPWPLQRAEIRELSCTLHEPLGLLTLGVPLAHYARVVRVRGWPPKVAAGSAP
- a CDS encoding putative bifunctional diguanylate cyclase/phosphodiesterase, producing the protein MSILERFAPRRLLTPTSPEGVQRVLLILLFGLVVAHAVWLVSAPSEGTSRKLIGNLFFLMPYLVAGILTVQAAQAHRHHLRRAWAYLAAGLLTWAAGQAVFTVLDLRGAPTFPSLADVGFLSLPLLFVVGILHFFRAPPGRLQRLTFVLDVGMLFVTFGSVLWLEYVTTIWQRYAGQPFALLVAISYPFTDLLMIVVAFVLALWSPRESARAYQGLLGLGLLLFLTGSVGYGYLVSQDRYSVGDLIDVTWSGAALLFGLAAHVAQHTRGSLLITARAQAAISGVATVLLHMLPYGALVVSASLALSHHQHDTPAPHLDIGAGIVAVLALFRFLVSELHGERLRQQLRQQVRRDDLTGVLNRRELHAQIPQLVQDALARQQTVAVLFVDLDRFKLVNDTFGHEVGDALLLEASARIAGCIRPSDLLVRVGGDEFVVVLGPLQDTAAVEVVVQRILSRLTQPYTAREQQLMVTASIGIALVPADTRDALQALRFADLAMYQAKQQGRSTHRYYHAAIETESSERFDLEAQLQGALARQEFVLQYQPVVRTAGEAPSSFEALIRWQSHKQGVVSPAQFIPIAEERGLIVEIGQWVLNEALRQLRCWRSGGQAHLTVAVNISAVQFRHDHFAEMVQQTLARHELPGEALTLELTESSLMSDLEASRRVMAQLRALGVRFAMDDFGTGYSSLSYLRHLPVDVLKIDRSFVWSLDEVGVAVVRSIIALAHELQLKVVAEGVETREQLQTLRTLGSDEVQGYLIARPLSAEDAGALINVRPADPVS